In Amycolatopsis methanolica 239, a single genomic region encodes these proteins:
- a CDS encoding ArnT family glycosyltransferase yields the protein MSTAAVSSDPARLGPVPAAARTRTAGRPPWVRPSVAVLLVATAALYLWNLSASGYANDFYAMAVQAGTKNWEALFFGSLDPGNVITVDKPPASLWLMALSGRLLGFSSFSMLLPNALCGVGSVALLYAAVRRTSGPLAGLIAGAALALTPVAALMFKFNNPDALLVLLMVAGAYCTVRALDRASTGWLMLAGAALGFGFLTKMLQAFLVLPAFALVYLVAAPTGLGRRLLQLLGAAVALVVATGWWIVAVALWPTESRPYIGGSTDNTPLELAFGYNGLGRIFGGDGNGGGGGGMGGNTMFGGETGLFRMFGAAFGLEISWLLPAALIAMAAGLWFTRFAPRLDRTRAALLLWGGWTVVTALVFSFMSGTIHPYYTVALAPGIAGLAGIGAVELWRGRRNFAARIVLALMLAATGVWDFILLARTPDWQPWLRWVLLVLTALVVTGLLFGLDRIRRAGIVLAVAGVVTGLLAPAAYAVVTASQGHTGSIPTSGPSGNSMGFGGGGFGGGQTSSELISLLKATTTKWSAATNGSQSAAGLALNSDTAVIAIGGFNGGDPAPTLDEFKQYVARGEITYYVSGGMGGMGPGGSGEIAQWVAENFTAQTVGGSTVYDLTTGTTTG from the coding sequence ATGTCGACTGCGGCTGTTTCTTCCGATCCGGCCCGCCTCGGGCCGGTCCCCGCCGCGGCGCGCACGCGGACCGCGGGCCGTCCGCCGTGGGTCCGGCCGTCGGTCGCGGTCCTGCTGGTCGCGACCGCCGCGCTGTACCTGTGGAACCTGAGCGCGTCCGGGTACGCCAACGACTTCTACGCCATGGCCGTGCAGGCGGGCACGAAGAACTGGGAGGCCCTGTTCTTCGGGTCGCTGGACCCGGGCAACGTCATCACCGTCGACAAACCGCCCGCGTCGCTGTGGCTGATGGCGCTGTCCGGGCGGCTGCTCGGCTTCTCCAGCTTCAGCATGCTGTTGCCCAACGCCTTGTGCGGCGTCGGTTCGGTGGCGCTGCTGTACGCCGCGGTGCGGCGCACCTCGGGTCCGCTGGCCGGGCTGATCGCCGGCGCGGCGCTCGCGCTGACGCCGGTCGCGGCGCTGATGTTCAAGTTCAACAACCCGGACGCGCTGCTGGTGCTGCTGATGGTGGCCGGCGCCTACTGCACCGTCCGGGCGCTGGACCGGGCGAGCACCGGCTGGCTGATGCTCGCCGGCGCCGCGCTCGGGTTCGGGTTCCTCACCAAGATGCTGCAGGCGTTCCTGGTACTGCCCGCGTTCGCGCTGGTGTACCTGGTCGCGGCGCCGACCGGGCTGGGCAGGCGGCTGCTGCAGCTTCTCGGCGCCGCGGTCGCGCTCGTGGTGGCGACCGGCTGGTGGATCGTGGCGGTCGCGTTGTGGCCCACCGAGTCCCGGCCCTACATCGGCGGCTCCACCGACAACACGCCGCTGGAGCTGGCCTTCGGCTACAACGGCCTCGGCCGCATCTTCGGCGGCGACGGCAATGGCGGCGGTGGCGGCGGCATGGGCGGCAACACCATGTTCGGCGGCGAGACCGGCCTGTTCCGCATGTTCGGCGCCGCGTTCGGCCTGGAGATCTCGTGGCTGCTGCCCGCCGCGCTGATCGCGATGGCCGCCGGGTTGTGGTTCACCCGGTTCGCGCCGCGCCTGGACCGCACGCGTGCCGCGCTGCTGCTGTGGGGCGGCTGGACGGTCGTCACCGCGCTGGTGTTCAGCTTCATGAGCGGCACGATCCACCCGTACTACACGGTGGCGCTCGCCCCGGGCATCGCCGGACTGGCCGGCATCGGCGCGGTCGAGCTGTGGCGCGGACGGCGCAACTTCGCCGCCCGGATCGTGCTGGCGCTGATGCTCGCCGCGACCGGGGTGTGGGACTTCATCCTGCTGGCGCGGACGCCGGACTGGCAGCCGTGGCTGCGGTGGGTGCTGCTGGTGCTGACCGCGCTCGTGGTGACCGGGCTGCTGTTCGGGCTCGACCGGATCCGCCGGGCGGGGATCGTGCTCGCCGTCGCCGGGGTGGTCACCGGGCTGCTCGCACCGGCCGCGTACGCCGTGGTCACCGCGAGCCAGGGGCACACCGGGTCCATTCCGACGTCCGGGCCGTCCGGCAACTCCATGGGCTTCGGCGGAGGCGGATTCGGTGGTGGGCAGACCAGCAGCGAACTGATCTCGCTGTTGAAGGCGACCACGACCAAGTGGTCCGCGGCGACCAACGGCTCCCAATCCGCGGCCGGCCTCGCGCTGAACTCCGACACCGCGGTGATCGCCATCGGCGGCTTCAACGGCGGCGACCCCGCGCCGACGCTCGACGAGTTCAAGCAGTACGTCGCGCGCGGCGAGATCACGTACTACGTCTCCGGCGGCATGGGCGGCATGGGCCCGGGCGGCTCCGGCGAGATCGCGCAGTGGGTGGCGGAGAACTTCACAGCTCAGACGGTGGGCGGCAGCACGGTCTACGACCTGACGACAGGCACGACGACCGGTTGA
- a CDS encoding bifunctional glycosyltransferase family 2/GtrA family protein translates to MTTSADASPAPRPADPPQRSTSPVLDVVVPVYNEETDLAPCVRRLHAYLSDALPYPFRITVADNASTDSTLAIAQALAEELPEVEVRHLDQKGRGRALNAAWSASDAQVLAYMDVDLSTDLAALFPLVAPLISGHSDLAIGSRLARGARVVRGPKREFISRCYNLILRGALAARFTDAQCGFKAIRADVARELLPLVEDTGWFFDTELLVLAQRSGLRIHEVPVDWVDDPNSSVDIVATATADLKGVARMIRGFARGTLPISQIRAQLGRHPIAVTEPGVPPKLARQLVRFAAIGVGSTLAYLVLYLLLRTGVGAQAANLIALLVTAVANTAANRRFTFGVRGSKGAGRHQFEGLIVFGLGLALTSGSLALLHAGAEPGRFAELVVLVLANLVATVLRFLLFRNWVFRKNR, encoded by the coding sequence ATGACGACCTCCGCCGACGCCTCTCCCGCACCTCGGCCGGCCGACCCACCGCAACGGAGCACGTCCCCGGTCCTCGACGTCGTCGTCCCCGTGTACAACGAGGAGACCGACCTCGCGCCCTGCGTGCGCCGCCTGCACGCCTACCTGTCCGACGCACTGCCCTACCCGTTCCGCATCACCGTCGCCGACAACGCGAGCACCGACTCGACGCTGGCGATCGCCCAGGCGCTCGCCGAAGAGCTGCCCGAGGTCGAGGTGCGGCACCTGGACCAGAAGGGCCGCGGCCGCGCGCTCAACGCCGCCTGGTCCGCCTCCGACGCCCAGGTGCTTGCCTACATGGACGTCGACCTGTCCACCGACCTCGCCGCGCTGTTCCCGCTGGTCGCGCCGCTCATCTCCGGGCACTCCGACCTGGCGATCGGCTCCCGGCTGGCGCGTGGCGCCCGGGTGGTGCGCGGCCCCAAGCGCGAGTTCATCTCGCGCTGCTACAACCTGATCCTGCGCGGCGCGCTGGCCGCCCGGTTCACCGACGCGCAGTGCGGCTTCAAGGCCATCCGCGCCGACGTCGCCCGCGAGCTGCTGCCGCTGGTCGAGGACACCGGCTGGTTCTTCGACACCGAACTGCTCGTCCTCGCGCAACGCTCCGGCCTGCGCATCCACGAGGTGCCGGTGGACTGGGTGGACGACCCGAACTCGTCGGTCGACATCGTCGCCACCGCCACCGCGGACCTCAAGGGCGTCGCCAGGATGATCCGCGGCTTCGCCCGCGGCACCCTGCCCATCAGCCAGATCCGCGCCCAGCTGGGGAGGCACCCGATCGCCGTCACCGAACCCGGCGTCCCGCCGAAACTGGCCAGGCAGCTCGTCCGGTTCGCCGCGATCGGCGTCGGCAGCACCCTGGCCTACCTGGTGCTCTACCTCCTGCTGCGCACCGGAGTCGGCGCGCAGGCGGCGAACCTGATCGCGTTGCTGGTCACCGCGGTCGCCAACACCGCGGCCAACCGGCGGTTCACCTTCGGCGTGCGCGGGTCGAAGGGCGCCGGGCGGCACCAGTTCGAAGGCCTGATCGTCTTCGGCCTCGGGCTGGCGCTGACCAGCGGATCACTCGCGCTCCTGCACGCCGGCGCCGAACCGGGCCGGTTCGCCGAGCTGGTGGTGCTCGTACTGGCCAACCTGGTCGCGACCGTCCTGCGGTTCCTGCTGTTCCGCAACTGGGTCTTCCGAAAGAACCGATAG
- a CDS encoding sensor histidine kinase, whose product MSSSRQAEHARPRRLLPSSLRGKLIAQVIALLALVCLVVGLVTEIALRSFLYHQLDDRLAAASERGTRQPPPGSWNGSANQPPPDSLRVPGQGIGTLAVVVFPDGAVRAGVLRGGSTSSNNPFPSDPVPSAELRTLLSLPADGKRRSVDLGDLGDYRVVSVRAQDGALLITGLPLAEVNETLWRLGFIFGGVALGGLLIAGGLGAITIRQTMRPLDRLADTASKVSQLQLDRGEVALSIRVPPVDTDTRTEVGKVGAAFNQMLGHVGAALNARQASENRVRQFVADASHELRTPLAAIRGYAELARRSGDSGDTVPPDIAFALGRVESESARMTTLVEDLLLLARLDSGRHRVYEAVDFSRIVADAVSDAHVAGRDHRWLLDVPVDPITVVGDADQLHQVVLNLLNNARTHTPPDTVVTTKLSVEGDEAVLRVTDNGPGIAPEVLPTVFERFARGDTSRSRAAGSTGLGLAIVAAVVAAHRGRVGVESKPGHTEFTVRFPR is encoded by the coding sequence ATGTCCTCAAGCCGGCAGGCTGAGCACGCCCGCCCACGGCGGCTCCTGCCCTCCTCCCTGCGCGGCAAGCTGATCGCGCAGGTCATCGCGCTGCTCGCGCTCGTGTGCCTGGTCGTCGGCCTGGTCACCGAGATCGCGCTGCGCAGCTTCCTCTACCACCAGCTCGACGACCGCCTGGCCGCCGCGAGCGAGCGCGGCACCCGCCAGCCGCCGCCGGGCTCCTGGAACGGCTCGGCCAACCAGCCGCCGCCGGATTCACTGCGCGTTCCGGGCCAGGGCATCGGCACGCTGGCCGTCGTCGTGTTCCCGGACGGCGCCGTGCGGGCCGGGGTGCTGCGCGGGGGTTCGACGTCCTCGAACAACCCGTTCCCCAGCGACCCGGTGCCGTCCGCGGAGCTGCGCACGCTGCTCTCGCTGCCTGCCGACGGCAAGCGGCGCAGCGTCGACCTCGGCGACCTCGGCGACTACCGGGTCGTGTCGGTGCGCGCGCAGGATGGCGCGCTCCTGATCACCGGCCTGCCGCTGGCGGAGGTGAACGAAACGCTGTGGCGGCTCGGCTTCATCTTCGGCGGGGTCGCGCTCGGCGGGCTGCTCATCGCGGGCGGGCTCGGCGCGATCACCATCCGCCAGACCATGCGCCCGCTGGACCGGCTGGCGGACACCGCGTCGAAGGTGTCCCAGCTGCAGCTCGACCGCGGCGAGGTGGCCCTGTCGATCCGGGTGCCGCCGGTGGACACCGACACCCGCACCGAGGTCGGCAAGGTGGGCGCGGCGTTCAACCAGATGCTCGGGCACGTCGGCGCGGCGCTGAACGCGCGGCAGGCCAGCGAAAACCGGGTGCGCCAGTTCGTCGCCGACGCCAGCCACGAGCTGCGCACACCGCTCGCGGCCATCCGCGGGTACGCCGAGCTGGCCAGGCGCAGCGGTGACAGCGGCGACACCGTGCCACCGGACATCGCGTTCGCGTTGGGCCGCGTCGAGTCGGAATCGGCCCGGATGACCACCCTGGTCGAGGACCTGCTGCTGCTCGCGCGCCTGGACTCCGGGCGGCACCGCGTCTACGAGGCGGTCGACTTCTCCCGCATCGTCGCCGACGCGGTGTCCGACGCGCACGTCGCTGGGCGCGACCACCGGTGGCTGCTCGACGTCCCGGTCGATCCGATCACCGTCGTCGGCGACGCCGACCAGCTGCACCAGGTCGTGCTCAACCTGCTCAACAACGCCCGCACCCACACCCCGCCGGACACGGTGGTCACCACCAAGCTGTCCGTCGAGGGCGACGAGGCCGTGCTGCGGGTGACCGACAACGGTCCCGGGATCGCGCCCGAGGTCCTGCCGACGGTGTTCGAGCGCTTCGCCCGCGGCGACACGTCCCGGTCCCGAGCGGCCGGCAGCACCGGCCTCGGGCTGGCGATCGTGGCCGCTGTCGTCGCCGCCCACCGCGGCCGCGTCGGCGTCGAAAGCAAGCCGGGTCACACCGAATTCACGGTGCGTTTCCCCAGGTAG
- a CDS encoding response regulator transcription factor: MTSMNAAMSGAGKADLKHPDGSAVRVLVVDDEETLAELVSMALRMEGWETRSAGTGTEAVRVARDFRPDAVVLDVMLPDFSGLEVLSKLRAEAPHLPVLFLTARDAVEDRIAGLTAGGDDYVTKPFSLEEVVLRLRALLRRSRVVSANEGSTLTVGDLTLDEDSREVFRGGDPISLTATEFELLRFLMRNPKRVLSKAQILDRVWSYDFGGQANIVELYISYLRKKIDAGREPMIHTMRGAGYVLKPAG; encoded by the coding sequence ATGACCAGCATGAACGCCGCGATGTCCGGTGCGGGCAAGGCCGACCTCAAGCACCCCGACGGCTCGGCGGTGCGCGTCCTCGTGGTCGACGACGAGGAGACCCTGGCCGAGCTGGTGTCGATGGCCCTGCGCATGGAGGGCTGGGAGACCCGCAGCGCCGGCACCGGCACCGAGGCGGTCCGCGTCGCCCGCGACTTCCGCCCGGACGCCGTCGTCCTCGACGTGATGCTGCCCGACTTCAGCGGCCTGGAGGTGCTGAGCAAGCTGCGTGCCGAGGCGCCGCACCTGCCCGTCCTGTTCCTCACCGCGCGGGACGCGGTCGAGGACCGCATCGCCGGGCTGACCGCGGGCGGCGACGACTACGTCACCAAGCCGTTCAGCCTGGAAGAGGTCGTGCTGCGGCTGCGTGCGCTGCTGCGCCGCTCGCGCGTGGTGTCCGCCAACGAGGGGTCGACGCTGACGGTCGGCGACCTGACCCTGGACGAGGACAGCCGCGAGGTGTTCCGCGGCGGCGACCCGATCTCCCTGACCGCGACCGAGTTCGAGTTGCTCCGCTTCCTGATGCGCAACCCGAAGCGGGTGCTGTCCAAGGCCCAGATCCTGGACCGGGTGTGGAGCTACGACTTCGGCGGCCAGGCCAACATCGTGGAACTCTATATTTCCTACCTGCGGAAGAAGATCGACGCGGGCCGGGAGCCGATGATCCACACGATGCGCGGCGCGGGGTATGTCCTCAAGCCGGCAGGCTGA
- a CDS encoding DUF397 domain-containing protein, translating to MPEYPRPVDYDPQTAAHLFDESKWQKSFASEPNGGNCVEVNLAAPGLVGVRDTKLASSPVFVFDAGEWAAFLEGVKAGQFDLR from the coding sequence ATGCCGGAATACCCGCGACCGGTGGATTACGACCCGCAGACGGCGGCGCACCTGTTCGACGAGTCGAAGTGGCAGAAGTCCTTCGCCAGCGAGCCCAACGGTGGGAACTGCGTGGAGGTCAACCTCGCCGCGCCGGGCCTCGTCGGGGTGCGCGACACCAAGCTGGCGAGCAGCCCGGTCTTCGTGTTCGACGCGGGCGAGTGGGCGGCCTTCCTCGAAGGGGTCAAGGCGGGCCAGTTCGACCTGCGCTGA
- a CDS encoding DUF2306 domain-containing protein has product MAGRWPLARSPAVRAGAGAPCPRLLGLYIGWHTAAGPSVCVANLVGSALWLAVTATGWRMARRRRFGDHRKWMARSFALAMSIVLSRAVNVVATIVLTPQVDTTFLGSAELMTYSAASWNAAVRAWSGRSRRSARPVRSPAPVRSPPAGAPPWRPASRTPGSRRSSSAPGPSGTSGGAAGSATGPRRT; this is encoded by the coding sequence GTGGCTGGACGGTGGCCGCTCGCCCGAAGTCCAGCTGTCCGTGCTGGAGCCGGGGCACCTTGTCCGCGTCTGCTCGGGCTGTACATCGGGTGGCACACCGCGGCCGGTCCCTCCGTCTGCGTCGCGAACCTCGTCGGTTCTGCGCTGTGGCTGGCGGTCACGGCCACCGGGTGGCGGATGGCCCGTCGGCGCCGCTTCGGCGATCACCGCAAGTGGATGGCACGCAGCTTCGCGCTCGCGATGTCGATCGTGCTCAGCCGGGCCGTCAACGTCGTCGCCACGATCGTCCTGACGCCCCAGGTGGACACGACCTTCCTCGGGAGCGCGGAGCTGATGACCTACAGCGCCGCGAGCTGGAACGCCGCGGTCAGGGCCTGGTCAGGAAGAAGTAGGCGTAGCGCTCGTCCAGTTCGTTCTCCGGCACCAGTTCGATCGCCTCCGGCCGGAGCCCCACCCTGGCGGCCAGCTTCCAGAACTCCGGGATCGCGTAGGTCGTCATCTGCGCCGGGCCCGTCCGGTACGAGCGGCGGCGCGGCCGGGTCAGCCACCGGCCCTCGTCGTACTTGA